From Coffea arabica cultivar ET-39 chromosome 10e, Coffea Arabica ET-39 HiFi, whole genome shotgun sequence, one genomic window encodes:
- the LOC113713021 gene encoding calcium uniporter protein 4, mitochondrial-like produces MALRRALSKRLLLNDSSTKTGSTLSPFSSSLNSENAAVPRAPLHREYLTSPEFSKTGFFRRFLQQKRGFNQAAPTMLPEFLSLPVGEKLREKLRSINIPGDRLRFDPILPPSMAPATETQVGGISVADAKKILRSAQLEKLRLRLREIPTNSISYSEYVKICGDACENSEQGLEFAKMLDDAGNVIVVGNVVFLRPDQVSKSVEQLISQSMARPNDPRRRELDQMEEQKAFIDQKAESLVRAELYCGLGILVLQTLGFMRLTFWELSWDVMEPICFFVTSLHFALAYGFFLRTSKEPSFEGYFQRRFRVKQRKLMKIHNFDSEKYNQLCRAFYPNNYGDQAWSKHVLAPINHARGAFFGSIHDG; encoded by the exons ATGGCGCTTCGTAGAGCGCTCTCGAAGCGCCTATTACTAAACGACAGTAGTACTAAAACAGGCTCCACTTTATCTCCGTTCTCGTCCTCCTTAAACTCTGAAAATGCTGCCGTTCCTAGGGCACCGCTACACCGAGAATACCTCACCTCGCCGGAGTTCTCAAAAACCGGCTTCTTCCGCCGCTTCCTCCAGCAAAAGAGAGGATTTAACCAAGCAGCACCCACCATGCTGCCGGAATTCCTATCCCTCCCCGTGGGTGAAAAACTCAGGGAGAAATTAAGGTCCATTAATATTCCCGGAGACCGACTCCGTTTTGACCCAATACTACCTCCATCTATGGCGCCCGCAACGGAGACGCAGGTAGGAGGAATCTCGGTGGCTGATGCTAAGAAGATTCTGAGGTCAGCTCAGCTGGAAAAGCTGAGATTACGACTTCGAGAGATTCCGACGAACTCCATTTCTTACTCCGAATACGTCAAGATATGCGGCGATGCCTGCGAAAATAGCGAGCAAGGCTTGGAGTTTGCAAAGATGTTGGATGACGCCGGAAATGTCATCGTCGTCGGCAACGTGGTCTTCCTCCGCCCCGATCAG GTGTCAAAATCAGTGGAGCAACTAATCTCGCAATCGATGGCCAGACCAAATGATCCGAGAAGGAGAGAATTGGATCAGATGGAAGAGCAAAAGGCCTTCATTGATCAGAAAGCCGAGTCACTGGTTAGAGCAGAGTTGTACTGTGGGTTGGGAATATTGGTCCTTCAAACACTGGGCTTTATGAGGCTAACTTTCTGGGAGCTGAGCTGGGATGTGATGGAGCCCATTTGCTTCTTCGTGACGTCACTCCACTTTGCGCTCGCCTACGGTTTCTTTCTCAGGACGTCAAAAGAGCCTTCTTTTGAAGGCTACTTCCAACGCCGGTTCAGAGTAAAGCAAAGAAAGCTGATGAAGATTCACAATTTTGATAGCGAAAAGTATAATCAGCTCTGCCGAGCTTTTTATCCCAATAATTATGGGGATCAAGCATGGTCTAAGCATGTTTTAGCACCTATTAATCATGCAAGAGGAGCATTTTTTGGTTCCATACATGATGGTTGA